TGGACCTGGACCCAAAAAACCGCCGCCGCCTTTACTTCCGGCGCGCGCGCTTATTCGGCGGGCGCCGTCTTTGCCGGTAAAATGTGGATGATCGGCGGAAAGCTGGCGGACGGCACGTACACTAATGAAGTCTGGTCTTCGTCTGACGGCGAGACCTGGGATCTGGCCGGCTTAGGCGGCTTTAGCGGCCGGATGATGCAGGCATCCGTGGTTTTTAAAGGTAAGCTGTGGGTGATCGGCGGTCAGGCGACCTATCAGGCGACAAGCGAGATCTGGTCTTCCGTCGACGGCCTGACCTGGGAGGCCGCGTCGGTCGGCCAAATTGACAGAGTTTGCGATCTCGCTGCGCTGGTTTATAACAGCAAATTGTGGGTCATCGGCGGTAATAGGTCAGAAGATGGAGAACCTTATTCAAAGGTTTGGTCGTCCGACGACGGCGTGACCTTCACCGAAGTGACGGCGAGCGCCACTTTTGGCAACCGCTGCCGGCACGCCAGCACCGTGCAGGGCGGAAAAATGTGGCTCTTGGGCGGCAACGAATACCCGAGCAAGATCTGGGATACCGCCTGGTATTCGACCGACGGGAGCAGTTGGACCGAGGCCGGCAATATCCGGGCGGCGGCCGCCACCCCGACGGGGAATTCCGCGACGGCGCGGGAATGGCACCGGGCGGTCACGGCGACCGTGAACGGCAGCAGCCGGATCGTCGTAACCGGCGGCTATAATTATTATGGTGCGACCCACTACTATTTTGATGATCTCTGGCTGTCCACCGACGGAGCGGTTTGGAGCACGGCGGAATGCAGTGCCAGGTACGCGCCGCGCTTCGCACACGTCTGCCTGGTCTATAATAACAAGCTCTGGGTGATCGGCGGCAAGAACCAGAAAACTCCGGCCGCCGGCTTTCTCAACGACGTCTGGTCGGCGCCGCTCCTTTGATCGAACTGGTTAAAGGGGACATCACCGCCCAACAGGTTGACGCCATCGTCAACGCGGCGAACTCCTCGCTAATGGGCGGGGGCGGGGTGGACGGCGCGATCCACCGCGCTGGCGGACCGCAGATCCTCGAAGAGTGCAAAACTTACGTCGCCAAGCACGGCCGCTTGCCGACCGGGAAAGCGATGATCACTGCCGGCGGGAATTTGCCGGCAAAGTACGTTATCCATACGGTCGGCCCTATTTACCGCGAGAATAAGGATCAATCCGCATTATTACGCAGTTGTTATGTCGAAAGCCTTAAGCTGGCGGTTGAGCACGGCGTCAGGACGATCGCTTTTCCGTCAATTTCCACCGGCGCTTACCGCTACCCGTTAGCCGAGGCGGCGCCGCTCGCGACCAGGGCGGTCAGCGAGTTCTTGAAGGGAAATAAGTTGATCGCCAGGGTTTTGTTCGTGTTATTTAACGAGGAGGTCTATAACGCTTATGAGCGAGCGCTTGCAGAAATATCTCGCTAGCTGCGGCGTTGCTTCCCGCCGCAAGGCCGAAGAGCTGATCCGGGCCGGCAAAGTGTCGGTCAACGGCCTGGTCGTCACCGCCATGGGGACGAAAGTCGATCCGGACAAGGATAAAGTCCGGGTCGAAGGCCGGAGCGTTAAACCCGAAAGCAAAAAGATCTACTTAAAGCTGAACAAACCGCGCGGTTACGCCAGCTCCTGCGTCAGCCAGAAGGGGGAGCGGACGGTCCTTGATCTGGTCAAAGAGATCGATGAGCGGCTTTACCCGGTCGGCCGCCTCGATATGGGGTCGGAAGGCTTGATCATTTTGACCAATGACGGCGAGCTGGCCAACGAGCTGATGCACCCGCGCTACGAACACGAAAAAGAGTACGAAGTCTGTCTCGAGTCGCCGGTCACCGGCCGCGAGCTGCAGCTGCTTGAGCAGGGGGTCGTGATCGCCGGCGAAAAAACGTTACCGACCAAAGTGACGCTGCTCGGCCCGTACTCGTTCCGGATCATCTTGAAAGAGGGAAAGAACCGGCAGATCAGGAAGATGGTGGAGGCGCTTGGTAATCAGGTCGTCAGCCTGCGGCGGACCAGGATCGGCAAGGTTGTCCTAGGAAAATTGCCGCTTGGCAAAGTGGAAGAGCTGACCCCAGCCGAGGTCCGCGCCCTGCGTCTTGCCGAGCGCTAAGACCCGCATCGGAGCGCCCAGGACATCTTTATACGACGGCGCGATCGTCCCCTCCAGAAATTCGTAATCGTTGACCTCGAACAACACCTGCAGGCCGAAATGACCGGCGATCTTTTTTAACGCGGCGAAGTCGACGTCGGTCGTCACGTCCCGGCCGATCGCCGCGTCGACCGTTTCCGGCTCGAGCGCGACGTGCCGGCCGAAGCGGGTATATTTGATCCCGTGCAATTTCGGGCTTTGCCGGTTGTAATCGATCAGGAAAACCAATCCTTGCTCCAGGCTCTTGGCCAGATTGGCGAGAAAGCGGAAGGCGTCCAAGTTAACCATCCGGGGGGAACTGTCGCGCGGGAGCGGCCCGGTGACCGCGAAGTATTCGGCGAGCAGCGGGTCGGCAGGGGGCCCGATCTCCTCCCTGAGTTCGTCGTTCGTGATGGTCAAGTAGTGTTCGTAGAGCTTCCCCCGCAAGGTCGAGACCTTGTGGACGGGGAATTGGTCAAGCATTTCGTGGGCGTAGACGATCCCGGTCAGTTTTGGCAGGTGGCGGTCGATCGCCAGGGAGGAGTCGTTGATGACCTTGACCCCGCAGGGGGCAAGCCGGGCCTTTTGCTGGCGGGCAAAGCGTTCGGTCAGTTCAATGCTGGTCGGTTCCAGCCGCGGGAAGAGGTCGATGTTCCGCTTCAGTTGCTGCAGGATATCGAAGAAAAATTCGCCGGTCCCGTCGCCGAGCGCGACCAGGTCCAGTTTGCCGGCCGGGAAATTTGCCAGCTCGAATAACCGCTGGAAACGGCGGCCGAACGCCCAGCCGTAGTGCGGGCCGAACTCGAGCGGCCGGGTGGTGAAGTGGTCGCGTCCGGCCCGATTGCCGATCAGGAGATGCTTGGTGTAGAACCCCTGGTCCGGGTCGTACGAAAGCGTCGTCAGCAGTTCGCGGTAAGAGATCCGGCCTTTGGCCCGAATGTCCCGGACGATCCGCTGCCGGATGTAGTCCTTGCTGGCCTGGGGGACGGGAGTTCCGCCAGGCGGCTTGATCGCCGGGAGCATTGCCGAGATCCTCATAACGGTTATTTTTCGGGGCAAATGGACGGCAATTTCAGCATATGTTATAATTTGACCGTCATGGAAGTCATCGTCCACAAATACGGCGGGACCTCGGTTGGCAGCCCGGAAAAGATCAAGCAAGTCGCCCGGCGGGTCAAAGAGGTCAAAGACAACGGCTACGAAGTCGTCGTCATCGTTTCCGCCATGGGGCAGGAGACCGACGAACTGATCTCGCTGATGCACCAGGTGACCGATAATCCCGATCCGCGCGAATACGACATGCTCGTCTCGACCGGCGAACAGGTTTCCGCCGCTCTCCTGGCGATGGCGCTGCAGGCGCAAGGTTGCCCGGCCGTTTCCCTGACCGGCGGTCAGGCCGGCGTGGTGACCGAAGATATTTACCAGAAGGCCCGGATCAAAGACGTGAAGCTCGACCGGATCAAGCGGGAGTTGAAGGCGGGCAAAGTGGTGGTGGTCACCGGTTTCCAGGGAGTGGACAGCAAAGGAGATATCATCACGATCGGCCGGGGCGGTTCCGACACCTCGGCGGTGGCGATCGCCGCGGCGCTCCACGCCCAGGTTTGCGACATTTATACCGACGTGGACGGCGTTTATACGACCGATCCGCGGATCTGTCCCGAAGCGCGGAAACTGAGATATGTTTCTTACGAGGAGATGCTGGAGTTAGCTAGCCTGGGCGCGCAGGTCCTGCACCCGCGCTCGGTCGAATGCGCCAGCATCTACGACATGGTCATCCATCTGCGCAGCAGCCAGAAAGAAGGCGAGGGGACCTATATCATGTCCCCGGAACGAATCATTGAGGAAGGTGGCAAAATGGAAAAGAAAGAAGCGGTCCGGGGTATCGCTCTGGATGAGAATATCGCCAAGATCGGGATCTTTAAAGTGCCGGACAAGCCGGGGACGGCCGCCAGGCTGTTCGGCGCGCTGGCCGCGGAAAAGATCAACGTCGACATGATCGTCCAGTCGATCAATACCGCCGGCTCCCAGGCGGACATGGCCTTTACCGTTGATATGCCGGAGCTGAAAAAAGCGGTGGCGATCACCGAAAAGGTCGCCAAAGAGCTGGGGGCGGAAGGGGTCATTTCCGATCCCGAGGTCTGCAAGATCTCCCTGGTCGGCATCGGCATGGTCAGCCAGCCGGGCACGGCTTCAAAAATGTTCGCCGCTCTGTCGGCGGAAAAG
This window of the Candidatus Margulisiibacteriota bacterium genome carries:
- a CDS encoding O-acetyl-ADP-ribose deacetylase, whose product is MIELVKGDITAQQVDAIVNAANSSLMGGGGVDGAIHRAGGPQILEECKTYVAKHGRLPTGKAMITAGGNLPAKYVIHTVGPIYRENKDQSALLRSCYVESLKLAVEHGVRTIAFPSISTGAYRYPLAEAAPLATRAVSEFLKGNKLIARVLFVLFNEEVYNAYERALAEISR
- a CDS encoding pseudouridine synthase; protein product: MSERLQKYLASCGVASRRKAEELIRAGKVSVNGLVVTAMGTKVDPDKDKVRVEGRSVKPESKKIYLKLNKPRGYASSCVSQKGERTVLDLVKEIDERLYPVGRLDMGSEGLIILTNDGELANELMHPRYEHEKEYEVCLESPVTGRELQLLEQGVVIAGEKTLPTKVTLLGPYSFRIILKEGKNRQIRKMVEALGNQVVSLRRTRIGKVVLGKLPLGKVEELTPAEVRALRLAER
- a CDS encoding SAM-dependent methyltransferase, with the protein product MRISAMLPAIKPPGGTPVPQASKDYIRQRIVRDIRAKGRISYRELLTTLSYDPDQGFYTKHLLIGNRAGRDHFTTRPLEFGPHYGWAFGRRFQRLFELANFPAGKLDLVALGDGTGEFFFDILQQLKRNIDLFPRLEPTSIELTERFARQQKARLAPCGVKVINDSSLAIDRHLPKLTGIVYAHEMLDQFPVHKVSTLRGKLYEHYLTITNDELREEIGPPADPLLAEYFAVTGPLPRDSSPRMVNLDAFRFLANLAKSLEQGLVFLIDYNRQSPKLHGIKYTRFGRHVALEPETVDAAIGRDVTTDVDFAALKKIAGHFGLQVLFEVNDYEFLEGTIAPSYKDVLGAPMRVLALGKTQGADLGWGQLFHFAKRQFS
- a CDS encoding aspartate kinase; protein product: MEVIVHKYGGTSVGSPEKIKQVARRVKEVKDNGYEVVVIVSAMGQETDELISLMHQVTDNPDPREYDMLVSTGEQVSAALLAMALQAQGCPAVSLTGGQAGVVTEDIYQKARIKDVKLDRIKRELKAGKVVVVTGFQGVDSKGDIITIGRGGSDTSAVAIAAALHAQVCDIYTDVDGVYTTDPRICPEARKLRYVSYEEMLELASLGAQVLHPRSVECASIYDMVIHLRSSQKEGEGTYIMSPERIIEEGGKMEKKEAVRGIALDENIAKIGIFKVPDKPGTAARLFGALAAEKINVDMIVQSINTAGSQADMAFTVDMPELKKAVAITEKVAKELGAEGVISDPEVCKISLVGIGMVSQPGTASKMFAALSAEKINIQMISTSEIKISCIIKSDQGKKAVQILHKAFGLEKVA